A single genomic interval of Desulfuromonas sp. harbors:
- a CDS encoding sulfotransferase family 2 domain-containing protein → MKRRLRFSAASYGPLADNQPHRFAMERALRIYRSNAIYSFIPKNACSTMRLSLALENGCIDDVRDYECIHENNKTFASDLDHLITANYSFVILRCPFARLASVYLDKVVGREPAGHKFARMAGEQGGVEEVTFDAFVRAMRNPEVKRGNVHWRPQGDFLVYKEYDDYFSVEEFPRAVRTLRAKIDLHIHDARGLTNHGLDKHELVDGDDFSALSAETIRAMKHSGRSPRPRCLYNDELHSIVNEAYAEDIALYIDLFGPKSLMFA, encoded by the coding sequence ATGAAAAGACGCCTCAGATTTTCCGCCGCAAGTTACGGCCCCCTTGCCGACAACCAACCCCACCGGTTTGCCATGGAGAGGGCCCTCAGGATATATCGCTCCAATGCGATATACAGCTTCATCCCCAAAAACGCCTGTTCGACCATGAGGCTCTCACTGGCGCTTGAAAACGGGTGCATCGACGACGTTCGGGACTACGAGTGTATCCACGAAAACAACAAGACCTTCGCCTCTGACCTCGATCACCTGATAACGGCCAACTATTCGTTCGTCATACTGAGATGTCCTTTTGCGCGCCTGGCCAGCGTTTATCTGGACAAGGTGGTGGGCCGTGAACCCGCCGGGCACAAGTTCGCCAGAATGGCAGGGGAACAGGGCGGGGTTGAAGAGGTGACCTTCGACGCGTTCGTCAGGGCGATGCGCAACCCCGAGGTCAAACGGGGGAACGTGCACTGGAGACCGCAAGGCGACTTCCTGGTTTACAAGGAATACGACGATTATTTCTCAGTCGAGGAATTCCCCCGTGCCGTCAGAACGCTCAGGGCAAAAATCGACCTGCACATTCATGACGCGCGGGGATTGACTAATCACGGCCTCGACAAGCACGAGTTGGTCGACGGGGATGATTTCTCCGCCCTTTCGGCCGAAACCATACGGGCCATGAAACATTCGGGACGCTCTCCGAGGCCCCGGTGCCTCTACAACGACGAGTTGCACTCCATCGTTAACGAGGCGTACGCCGAGGACATCGCCCTCTATATCGACCTGTTCGGCCCGAAGAGTCTCATGTTCGCCTGA
- a CDS encoding sulfotransferase family 2 domain-containing protein encodes MAVIISHKHKFIFIKTAKTAGTSIEVFLSRHCGLEDVLTPIFPHVEPHVARNYEEKEFFNHIPAADIKKKVSREIWNNYFKFCVERNPWDKTLSHYHMLRFRAENNLSLDEYFEKGQFCFNYPKYTDNSGSVIVDRIVKYENLSEELAYIFRRLNIPFEGSLGVKAKSEYRTDRRHYKEILSTEQAEIISKAFSREIELFGYSFQ; translated from the coding sequence GTGGCGGTGATCATCTCTCACAAGCACAAATTCATTTTCATAAAAACGGCAAAGACGGCGGGAACGTCGATAGAAGTTTTTCTCTCCCGCCATTGCGGTCTGGAGGATGTCCTGACCCCCATTTTTCCCCATGTAGAGCCCCACGTTGCCAGGAATTATGAGGAAAAGGAATTTTTCAACCATATCCCGGCAGCAGATATCAAAAAAAAGGTGTCAAGGGAGATATGGAACAATTACTTCAAGTTCTGTGTTGAACGAAACCCCTGGGACAAGACGCTGTCCCACTACCATATGCTTAGATTCAGGGCAGAAAACAACTTGTCGCTGGATGAATATTTCGAAAAGGGCCAATTCTGCTTCAACTACCCAAAATACACGGACAACTCTGGAAGTGTCATTGTAGACCGAATTGTCAAATACGAGAATCTATCCGAAGAACTTGCCTATATTTTCAGAAGACTGAACATCCCTTTCGAGGGTTCTCTAGGCGTGAAGGCCAAATCGGAGTACAGGACCGACAGAAGACACTACAAAGAAATATTGTCAACTGAACAGGCGGAGATCATCTCCAAGGCCTTTTCAAGAGAGATTGAATTGTTCGGATATTCCTTTCAATAA
- a CDS encoding sulfotransferase family 2 domain-containing protein, which yields MPALLINKPRCVFCRIMKTGSTSIFRGLLGGQKNVIGRSFGDFPREWESLPSFAIVRNPFDRFLSAWHMFKTYDVRTPKEETFRANLTVNDILEAIADRSIPLNENNYISKLRLHFAPMTHPVHSVSKAKHIGRFESYEKAFRDIESLLGFETGPVHHKRKTTPRNYREVIDPELRAKIEAVYAEDLETFGYSW from the coding sequence TTGCCGGCACTATTAATAAACAAACCACGGTGCGTTTTCTGTCGCATAATGAAAACAGGGTCTACCTCAATTTTCAGAGGCCTTCTTGGAGGGCAGAAAAACGTAATAGGAAGAAGCTTTGGTGATTTCCCAAGAGAGTGGGAAAGTCTACCCAGTTTTGCGATAGTAAGAAACCCCTTCGACAGGTTCCTCTCAGCCTGGCATATGTTTAAGACCTACGATGTTAGGACACCAAAAGAGGAAACATTTAGGGCCAATCTCACCGTTAACGATATTCTAGAAGCAATCGCTGATCGGAGCATTCCCCTTAACGAGAATAACTACATATCCAAACTCCGCCTACACTTCGCACCCATGACCCACCCAGTTCATTCCGTCTCCAAGGCAAAGCATATCGGTAGGTTTGAGTCATATGAAAAAGCCTTTAGAGACATAGAATCTTTGTTGGGGTTTGAAACTGGCCCCGTCCATCACAAAAGAAAAACCACCCCTAGAAATTACCGAGAAGTCATCGACCCTGAGTTGAGGGCGAAGATTGAGGCCGTATATGCAGAGGACCTAGAAACTTTTGGCTACTCTTGGTAG
- a CDS encoding sulfotransferase family 2 domain-containing protein encodes MSNFLLKDINSVFIHIPKTAGTSIRSGFFKNNYSGPEFGRIPKEWEGLFKFAFVRNPFERLISAWFMFVSGTSQLDATDYPKYNLKQFLEIVMDESIIYDERRKTVKERIRHHTIPLTHPFNCLHLADFVGRYENLDEDFRHICKAVSYPYKPLPKRHFSEHLHYSTYYDDKTRSMAEDFYSEDLRRLDYSFERQ; translated from the coding sequence ATGTCTAACTTTTTACTGAAAGACATTAATAGCGTCTTTATACATATTCCCAAAACAGCGGGAACCTCCATTCGAAGCGGGTTTTTTAAAAACAATTATTCAGGCCCTGAGTTCGGTAGAATTCCAAAAGAATGGGAAGGGCTTTTCAAATTCGCTTTCGTCCGAAACCCGTTTGAGCGTCTCATCAGCGCATGGTTCATGTTTGTAAGTGGAACAAGTCAGCTAGACGCCACCGACTACCCCAAGTACAACTTGAAACAATTTCTTGAAATTGTTATGGATGAATCGATTATTTATGACGAAAGAAGAAAAACAGTGAAAGAAAGAATTAGACATCACACCATCCCTCTAACACATCCGTTCAATTGTCTTCATCTGGCAGACTTCGTTGGGCGCTACGAAAACCTGGATGAAGATTTTCGGCATATTTGCAAAGCGGTCTCCTACCCCTACAAGCCGCTTCCCAAACGCCATTTTTCAGAGCACTTGCATTATTCAACCTACTACGACGATAAAACACGCAGCATGGCTGAGGACTTCTACTCTGAAGACCTTAGGCGTCTGGATTATAGCTTCGAAAGGCAATAA